A window from Halococcus salifodinae DSM 8989 encodes these proteins:
- a CDS encoding helix-hairpin-helix domain-containing protein: MDLESVPGVGPKTADRLAALDEPERALAAGDVAALAEAPGVSPGRAATIARAAIQAEHDDTGEFLATDRAREIYRDALSLLQERAVTDYAARRLETLYPASSESRIEEVREWTTEAMAREPGPEVLDALSGVEPLESPSGLRVRERCLATADAERHAAAETAYPEISVEIVEDARDLADLATGYSTVIVLDESFAGIDIAGDVRVEPDALERPAMVVPERLLAFFAENRDRLQAAAAVARAADLDTPCDLAALDDALGRLDDERSVVPDDELARLRQAVDDLDAAISTGESVANDRLRAAIEERDVTIEGSDLLSLVEQGAGVDSLLSRELADEHAEAIEAAREHLVDALDLDPGESEIAARAFPEEPTFPVEHDEDVVSRLREELTAARDRRASRIKRDLAADLADLREDCEALVGAALERDVELAVARFAREFECTLPEFGGRGVAIEAGRLPLLDVDFDAVEPIDYEVAGPTLLSGVNSGGKTSTLDLLALVTILAHMGLPVPTERAVVERYDSLHYQEKSQGTLDAGAFESTLREFAGLVSGVGRRLVLVDELESITEPGASARIIAGILEELAGDETTAVFVSHLAGEIREAAGFEVPVDGIEAVGLEGGELVVERSPKKDVLARSTPELIVEKLATQDGGTTADGAEPFYERLLEKFE; this comes from the coding sequence ATGGACCTCGAATCGGTCCCCGGCGTCGGTCCGAAAACCGCCGACCGCCTCGCGGCGCTCGACGAGCCCGAGCGCGCGCTCGCGGCGGGCGACGTGGCGGCGCTCGCCGAGGCTCCCGGCGTCTCGCCGGGGCGAGCCGCGACCATCGCGCGGGCGGCGATCCAGGCCGAGCACGACGACACCGGGGAGTTCCTCGCGACCGACCGCGCCCGCGAGATCTACCGTGACGCGCTCTCCCTGCTTCAGGAACGCGCGGTCACCGACTACGCCGCACGGCGGCTCGAAACGCTCTACCCCGCCAGCAGCGAGTCACGGATCGAAGAAGTGCGTGAGTGGACCACGGAGGCGATGGCGCGCGAACCCGGTCCCGAGGTGCTCGACGCACTCTCTGGCGTCGAACCGCTCGAATCGCCCTCGGGACTCAGAGTCCGCGAGCGGTGTCTCGCCACCGCCGATGCCGAGCGCCACGCCGCGGCCGAGACCGCCTACCCCGAGATTTCGGTCGAGATCGTTGAGGACGCCCGCGACCTCGCTGACCTCGCGACGGGGTACTCGACGGTGATCGTCCTCGACGAATCCTTCGCCGGGATCGATATCGCGGGCGACGTCCGGGTCGAACCCGACGCGCTCGAACGCCCCGCAATGGTGGTGCCCGAACGGCTGCTCGCCTTCTTCGCCGAGAACCGCGATCGGCTTCAGGCGGCTGCCGCGGTTGCACGGGCCGCCGATCTCGACACGCCCTGCGATCTCGCGGCGCTTGACGACGCACTCGGCCGGCTTGACGACGAGAGAAGCGTGGTTCCCGACGACGAGCTTGCGCGGCTGCGTCAGGCAGTCGACGACCTCGACGCGGCGATCTCCACAGGTGAAAGCGTGGCGAACGATCGGCTCCGCGCCGCGATCGAGGAGCGCGATGTCACCATCGAGGGTTCGGACCTGCTCTCGTTGGTCGAGCAGGGCGCTGGCGTCGACTCGCTGCTCTCGCGGGAACTCGCCGACGAGCACGCCGAAGCGATCGAGGCCGCACGCGAACATCTCGTCGACGCGCTCGATCTCGATCCTGGGGAAAGCGAGATCGCCGCGCGGGCGTTCCCCGAGGAGCCCACCTTTCCTGTGGAACACGACGAGGATGTCGTGAGCCGACTCCGCGAGGAGCTCACCGCCGCGCGCGACCGGCGAGCGAGTAGAATAAAGCGCGACCTCGCGGCGGACCTCGCCGATCTGCGCGAGGACTGCGAGGCGCTCGTCGGCGCGGCGCTCGAACGCGACGTCGAACTCGCCGTCGCGCGCTTCGCCCGCGAGTTCGAGTGTACGCTGCCCGAGTTTGGCGGAAGAGGAGTCGCGATCGAAGCCGGCCGCTTGCCCCTCCTCGACGTCGACTTCGACGCGGTCGAGCCGATTGACTACGAAGTCGCGGGCCCGACGCTGCTCTCGGGGGTCAACAGCGGCGGGAAAACCTCGACCCTCGATCTCCTCGCGCTCGTCACGATCCTCGCGCACATGGGGCTGCCCGTCCCCACCGAGCGGGCGGTAGTCGAGCGCTACGACTCGCTGCACTACCAGGAGAAGAGCCAGGGCACTCTCGACGCGGGCGCGTTCGAGTCCACTCTCCGGGAGTTCGCCGGCCTCGTCTCGGGGGTGGGTCGCCGGCTCGTGCTGGTCGACGAACTCGAAAGCATCACCGAACCGGGTGCGTCGGCCCGGATCATCGCGGGCATCCTCGAAGAGCTCGCGGGCGACGAGACCACTGCCGTATTCGTCTCCCACCTCGCCGGCGAAATTCGCGAGGCTGCCGGGTTCGAGGTCCCCGTCGACGGCATCGAGGCGGTCGGACTGGAAGGGGGCGAGCTCGTCGTGGAGCGCTCGCCGAAGAAAGACGTCCTCGCGCGCTCGACGCCCGAACTCATCGTCGAGAAGCTCGCCACCCAGGACGGTGGTACGACCGCCGACGGTGCGGAGCCGTTCTACGAGCGCCTACTGGAAAAATTCGAGTGA
- a CDS encoding ORC1-type DNA replication protein, which produces MADDGDMLSWDESVFRDEGVFEVDYLPETFHHRDDQLDGLQYALRPAVRGSRPLNAMVRGPPGTGKTTAVQKLFGELDARRGVRAVRVNCQVDSTRYAVFSRLFEAIFEYEPPASGISFKSLFEQITDHLTDEGEVLVVCLDDVNYLFYEGEASETLYSLLRAHETHAGAKVGVILVSSDLDLDVIADLDERVQSVFRPEEVYFSAYDESEIVDILRERVERGFRNDVLGPRPLDLVAELTAETGDLRVGIDLLRRAGLHAESRGSRTVTIEDVESAYEKAKHVHLSRRLGELTDPERDLLRVIADHDGERAGTVYEAFHDETDLGYTRYSELINKLDQLGLVDASYTSVEGRGRSRELSLAHDADVILDRL; this is translated from the coding sequence ATGGCCGACGACGGCGACATGCTCTCGTGGGACGAGTCGGTCTTCCGGGACGAGGGCGTCTTCGAGGTGGATTACCTCCCGGAGACGTTCCACCACCGCGACGACCAGCTCGACGGCCTCCAGTACGCGCTCCGGCCCGCCGTCCGGGGCTCGCGTCCGCTGAACGCGATGGTTCGCGGGCCGCCCGGCACCGGCAAAACCACCGCCGTTCAGAAGCTGTTCGGCGAACTCGACGCACGGCGTGGGGTCCGAGCGGTGCGAGTGAACTGCCAGGTCGATTCGACCCGGTATGCGGTGTTCTCGCGGCTCTTCGAGGCGATCTTCGAGTACGAACCGCCCGCGAGCGGGATCTCCTTCAAGAGCCTGTTCGAGCAGATCACCGACCATCTCACCGACGAGGGCGAGGTCCTGGTGGTGTGCCTCGACGACGTGAACTACCTCTTCTACGAGGGCGAGGCCTCCGAAACCCTCTACTCGCTCCTGCGCGCCCACGAGACCCACGCGGGCGCGAAGGTCGGCGTCATTCTGGTCTCCTCCGATCTCGATCTCGACGTGATCGCCGATCTGGACGAACGCGTCCAGTCGGTGTTCCGGCCCGAGGAGGTGTACTTCTCGGCGTACGACGAAAGCGAGATCGTCGATATCCTTCGTGAGCGCGTCGAGCGCGGCTTCCGTAACGACGTGCTTGGCCCACGCCCGCTCGATCTGGTGGCCGAGCTGACCGCCGAGACCGGCGACCTCCGGGTGGGGATCGATCTCCTCCGGCGTGCGGGACTCCACGCCGAGTCGCGCGGGAGCCGCACCGTCACGATCGAGGACGTCGAGTCGGCCTACGAGAAGGCCAAACACGTCCACCTCTCGCGGCGGCTGGGCGAACTCACCGATCCCGAACGCGACCTCCTGCGGGTGATCGCCGATCACGATGGCGAGCGCGCCGGCACGGTGTACGAGGCGTTTCACGACGAAACCGACCTCGGCTACACCCGCTACTCCGAACTTATCAACAAGCTCGATCAGTTGGGGCTCGTCGACGCCAGTTACACCAGCGTCGAGGGTCGTGGACGCTCGCGCGAACTCTCGCTCGCCCACGACGCCGACGTGATCCTCGACCGGCTCTGA